The nucleotide sequence ATCAAGGTCAAATACTGCAGGAAGCCATCAAAAACAGCGGTATTTCCATTACGCGGATAGTGGACGAATTAGGTATTACACGTCCAACGATATATCGTAAATTCAAGGACGAAACACTTGATTACGCATTCGTAACACGTATCGGTAGTATCATCGGTCATAATTTCTCTGATGATTTTACAACGTTACAGCAAACAGCTTTGCCGTTTGTAACGCAACAGGTGCCTGTTACACCTGTACAGGGTGTAACACAAAAACAAGTATCTTTACAGCAGCCTGAACCAGACTGCGTTAAACAGCTAATGGCCCTCCAAACCAAGCATATTGCCCTGTTGGAAGCGTACAATGAGTTGCTCTTAAAAGTGTATGGCCCACGGTAACAAAAATGTTCCACGTGAAACATTTTTGTCTGTTTGTTCGCCACATATGTTGTCAGCACGCACAGCTACAGCCGTGCAATTAAGAAGCGAGAGGTTATATACAGACTGGCTTGTAGGGCAAAAAAAGAGCTGTTCAAGGTATGAACAGCTCGGCCACTAGTGGGCGCAAAAGAGGCAATGCACGAGTAAGTCAATAGGCTAATTGGCACCGCTCATTGTTCAGCAAATGGAGTTGCTGTTCTGCTGCTAAAGCTGTCAATGCGTTGTCGAATTCACGGCGGTACTGAGCGTTAAATTCACGCCGTTTGATGGCCTCTAAGAAACGCCGAGTGTCTTCAGGAGTCTCTAGTTGTAAGCCTGGCACCAACGTTGGTTTGCCGGTGTCGTCCTTGGCCACCATCGTGAAGTACGACGTGTTGGTATGCTTCACTGTTCCTGTCCGAACATCTTCGGCAATGACCTTGATGCCGACCAGCAACGAAGTT is from Hymenobacter tibetensis and encodes:
- a CDS encoding helix-turn-helix domain-containing protein, with the protein product MPHQGQILQEAIKNSGISITRIVDELGITRPTIYRKFKDETLDYAFVTRIGSIIGHNFSDDFTTLQQTALPFVTQQVPVTPVQGVTQKQVSLQQPEPDCVKQLMALQTKHIALLEAYNELLLKVYGPR
- a CDS encoding acyl-CoA thioesterase — translated: MAPPLLPDFRLVSYSRVTLTELMIPAYANFGGKIHGGILLSLMDKVAYAAASKHAGSYCVTVSVDGVNFLQPVEVGELVSLLASVNYVGRTSLLVGIKVIAEDVRTGTVKHTNTSYFTMVAKDDTGKPTLVPGLQLETPEDTRRFLEAIKRREFNAQYRREFDNALTALAAEQQLHLLNNERCQLAY